The following proteins come from a genomic window of Acanthopagrus latus isolate v.2019 chromosome 5, fAcaLat1.1, whole genome shotgun sequence:
- the tcima gene encoding transcriptional and immune response regulator a, whose amino-acid sequence MSSYVTSECRRVSPSVHGNKFDTAHRKKASANIFENVNQDALMRLFQKTGDMKAEERVRSIFSYTQDPEETARALMALKQRKKDKFLQIAGMLRQLLKMR is encoded by the coding sequence atgTCGTCCTACGTGACCTCAGAGTGCCGCCGGGTCAGCCCCTCGGTCCACGGCAACAAGTTCGACACGGCGCACCGCAAGAAGGCCTCGGCCAACATCTTCGAGAACGTCAACCAGGACGCGCTGATGAGGCTCTTCCAGAAAACCGGTGACATGAAGGCGGAGGAGCGAGTGAGGAGCATCTTCTCCTACACCCAGGACCCGGAGGAGACGGCCCGGGCCCTGATGGCGCTGAAGCAGCGCAAGAAGGACAAGTTCCTGCAGATCGCCGGGATGCTCCGGCAGCTGCTCAAGATGCGCTGA